Genomic window (Devosia chinhatensis):
TGGCGCTGAACAGATTGGTGGCAATGACCGCCGCGACATAGAACAGCATGGCCATGAGCACGATGATCGAACTCATGCCCGGCAGCGCCGCGATCAGCCCGCCCACCACGCGCCGCAGCGCCGGCATGGCCGAGACCAGCCGCAACACGCGCAGGATGCGCAGCGCCCGCAGCACCTGGAAGGGGCCGCTGGCCGGGATCAGCGCGATGACCACCACGGCGAAGTCGAACAGGCTCCAGGGATCGCGGAAGAAGCGCGGGCCGAAGGCGATGATCCGCAGCACGATCTCGACGACGAAAATCCCCAGGATGATGGTATCGAGGCCGTGCAGTAGCGGCCCATAGGCGGCCATGATGCCGGCATCGGTTTCAAGACCGAGGATGATCGAATTGGCGATGATGATGCCGACGATAACCCGCTCCCAGGCCGGCGTGGCAACGAGACGTGCAATGGACTGACGCATGAAATTCTCCCCGACAGACAGTGTGAGCCAGTCAGGCAAGGCCGGTCGCAAGTCAAGGCCCTGCCCCTTGTCAAATCCGGGCCCCATGGTCTCAATGACGTCATGACCAAACCGCCCTATGACCTGTCCACGCGCCTGTTCCAGATCGGAACGAGGCCTCTCGATCCCGCCGACTGGCTGGAACCGGATGCCGCCATGGAGGCGCAGCTGATCGAGAAAGCCCGGCTATGGCGCGACAATCACGATGCCGTCTTTGCCGAAATTCCGGCCAGCCGCCCCGCCCAGGCCGAATTGCTGGCGCTGCTGGCCGACTACCTGCCGCAGCGCTTTCCCGCCCACTGGCAACGCCATGGTCAGGAGATGCAGGTTGGTCCAACGGGCCAGACTGTGGCGCTTGGCGCCGACGAGAGCCCTTTGCTGGCCGCCGCGCGGCTGGTGCAGGACGATCTGCTGCTGCTTGAGCGCAATGCCGAGGGCTGGCGCCTGACGGCGGGCGCGCTGGCTTTTCCGTCCTCATGGATACTGGCCGAAAAGATGGGGCATGTTCTCGACGCCATCCACGAGCCGGTACCAGGCTTCGGGCCGGGCACCAGATCCGCGCAGATCATGGCCCGCATGTTCGACGCGGCGCGGCCGGAAACGCCGATGATCCGCTGGAATTTCTCGCTCTATGGCGACGACAGACTGTTTCATCCCGATGTGTCAGGCCCCGATACCGCACGGTTCGGACATAGCGGCCGCCCCGGTCCCGTCTTCCTGCGGGTCGAACGGCAGACCCTGCGCAAGCTGCCTGAGACCGGAGCCATGGCTTTCACCATCCGCATCGGGCTGCATGGTCTCGATACGCTTGAGCGCCACCCCAAGGCAGGCCGGATCGCCACCGCCCTCATCGAACAGGTGACAGCGCTGACGCCCGAACAGCTCGATTACAAGGGACTGACACGCGAGAGGGAAAAAGTACTGGCGCGGCTGGCCGAGATGATCGCGCCGCGGTCAGGCGCCTAGCCCACAAAGCCCTTTGGTGGCTCGGCTAGCGTGATCTGATTGCCATCGGGATCGGCAATCTGGGCGACCACTCCCCAATCACCAACCATGTCTGCACTGAGCGCCAGACCGGCATTGGCCAGTCGGCGCCGCTCATCGTCCATGACGGGGACAACAATGGTCGTGCGACCATGGCCCGCATTTTCCGGCTCATGCCAGAGCTGGAGGCCCGCGCCATTCATGTTCCGCCACTGCGCCATGCCGGGCATGGGCTGGTCATCGGGCGCCCGGCCCATGAGCCTTGTGTAAAAAATGACGCCACGTTCGAAATCGGCCACGGCAAGGCAGGCATAGATCCCCTGAACAGTGATGGACTTACTCATACTGTACTCTCCTTGTTGGACAACATGACAGCGAACGGTAACCGGTCTGTTCGACATGGTCATAGAAAAAAGCCCGGAGCTTTCGCACCGGGCCCGCTCCATCCAGTGCAGACTGCGTCTGCATTACATTCCGTTATTCGCCAGCACGGCGAGCAGCAGCAATGCCACGATATTGGTGATCTTGATCATCGGGTTAACGGCTGGGCCCGCCGTGTCCTTGTAGGGGTCGCCGACCG
Coding sequences:
- a CDS encoding ion transporter, which gives rise to MRQSIARLVATPAWERVIVGIIIANSIILGLETDAGIMAAYGPLLHGLDTIILGIFVVEIVLRIIAFGPRFFRDPWSLFDFAVVVIALIPASGPFQVLRALRILRVLRLVSAMPALRRVVGGLIAALPGMSSIIVLMAMLFYVAAVIATNLFSASFPDWFGSLGASLYTLFQVMTLESWSMGIVRPVMEAYPLAWMFFVPFILLSTYAVLNLFIGVIVSAMQEETEASASADRQALHDDTANVLTEIRALRAEVSALREKLDR
- a CDS encoding heme-dependent oxidative N-demethylase family protein, translating into MTKPPYDLSTRLFQIGTRPLDPADWLEPDAAMEAQLIEKARLWRDNHDAVFAEIPASRPAQAELLALLADYLPQRFPAHWQRHGQEMQVGPTGQTVALGADESPLLAAARLVQDDLLLLERNAEGWRLTAGALAFPSSWILAEKMGHVLDAIHEPVPGFGPGTRSAQIMARMFDAARPETPMIRWNFSLYGDDRLFHPDVSGPDTARFGHSGRPGPVFLRVERQTLRKLPETGAMAFTIRIGLHGLDTLERHPKAGRIATALIEQVTALTPEQLDYKGLTREREKVLARLAEMIAPRSGA
- a CDS encoding VOC family protein — encoded protein: MSKSITVQGIYACLAVADFERGVIFYTRLMGRAPDDQPMPGMAQWRNMNGAGLQLWHEPENAGHGRTTIVVPVMDDERRRLANAGLALSADMVGDWGVVAQIADPDGNQITLAEPPKGFVG